A section of the Telopea speciosissima isolate NSW1024214 ecotype Mountain lineage chromosome 3, Tspe_v1, whole genome shotgun sequence genome encodes:
- the LOC122653798 gene encoding uncharacterized protein LOC122653798, translated as MGIITRSGVVRKPNETMRLIITTFIGVVFGFLIGVSFPTISLTKLNFPSSLLPSIDLTYIEDKNSGLSTQRFLHRAWSSVKENGSRSTHGRNLNDTSKIWVPTNPRGAERLPPGIVEAESDFYLHRLWGKPGEDLTIKPKYLVTFTVGYAQKNNIDAAVKKFSENFTILLFHYDGRTSEWDEFEWSKRAIHVSVSKQTKWWYAKRFLHPDIVASYDYIFIWDEDLGVEHFDAEEYIKLVRKHGLEISQPGLEPNRGLTWQMTKRRGDREVHKETEERPGWCTDPHVPPCAAFVEIMATVFSRDAWRCVWHMIQNDLVHGWGLDFALRRCVDPAHEKIGVVDAQWIVHQTVPSLGNQGQAQDGKAPWEGVRDRCRKEWTMFQGRMAQAEKEYYREMGIELPSSN; from the exons ATGGGAATCATCACACGCAG TGGAGTTGTTAGAAAACCAAATGAGACTATGAGGCTAATCATTACGACTTTTATTGGAGTTGTGTTTGGATTCTTGATAGGAGTATCCTTTCCCACAATTTCATTAACTAAG CTGAACTTCCCATCCAGCCTTCTCCCGTCCATTGATCTCACTTACATTGAAGACAAGAATTCAGGGCTTTCAACCCAGAGATTTTTGCACCGAGCCTGGTCTTCTGTAAAGGAAAATGGAAGCAGGTCAACTCATGGTCGAAATTTGAATGACACATCAAAG ATATGGGTTCCAACAAATCCTCGGGGTGCAGAAAGACTACCACCGGGTATTGTCGAAGCTGAGTCAGACTTCTACCTACATAGATTGTGGGGTAAGCCTGGTGAG GACCTAACGATCaagccgaagtatcttgtaacCTTCACTGTTGGTTATGCTCAGAAAAATAATATCGATGCAGCTGTTAAAAAG TTCTCAGAGAACTTTACCATTCTACTATTTCACTATGATGGTCGGACTAGTGAGTGGGATGAGTTTGAGTGGTCAAAGCGTGCAATTCATGTTAGTGtttcaaaacaaaccaaatg GTGGTATGCCAAACGCTTCTTGCATCCAGATATTGTAGCATCTTATGACTACATATTTATCTGGGATGAAGATCTAGGAGTTGAGCATTTTGATGCAGAAGA ATACATAAAATTGGTTAGGAAGCATGGTTTGGAGATTTCACAGCCTGGGTTAGAGCCAAACAGAGGGTTGACATGGCAGATGACAAAGAGAAGGGGTGACCGTGAAGTTCACAA agaaacagaagagagaCCGGGTTGGTGCACAGACCCACATGTGCCACCTTGTGCAGC ATTTGTTGAGATCATGGCTACTGTGTTCTCTAGAGATGCATGGCGCTGTGTGTGGCATATGATTCAG AATGACTTGGTTCATGGATGGGGCCTTGATTTTGCTCTTAGGAGATGCGTAGAT CCTGCACATGAGAAAATAGGAGTTGTAGATGCTCAGTGGATTGTTCATCAGACTGTTCCCTCACTTGGTAACCAG GGGCAGGCACAGGACGGGAAGGCACCATGGGAAGGG GTAAGGGACAGGTGTAGAAAAGAGTGGACAATGTTTCAAGGCCGAATGGCACAAGCAGAGAAGGAATACTATAGGGAAATGGGTATTGAACTGCCCAGTTCAAATTAG